Below is a window of Populus trichocarpa isolate Nisqually-1 chromosome 3, P.trichocarpa_v4.1, whole genome shotgun sequence DNA.
aaaaatattaataaaaaaaataaaaaaaacaatccaaattaATTCGTCAAACCTATGACATGAgtcatgaaacaaaaaaaaaacctcataaaaaaaaataaaaaaaatgatttaaccTGGATTAACTTGTCATATCCATGACTCTATcatgagattaatataaacctcataaagagcaaataaaaaaaataaagctcaatTTTCATTCAATCATGTCGGATCCAacgttaaatgatgaaatttgtaaaaaaaaataattaaaaaaatgacataaaaaattaagtcaattcAATATGGGTTAACTCGTTAAGCACTATTCTCggatcatgagatcgagataaactcataaaaatcaaatcaaaataaatcatgaaacctaattcttaatcaaacacggtattaaatgatgaaattagaaaaaaaatcaattaaaaaaattaagtcaactGAATTAACTTACCAAACCCGCAACCCAGTTCATGAGACAAAAACaatcgaataaaaaacaaatccaatgttaaaggacataagaccaagataaccttttaaaaagaaaattaaaaaaacatgacaagatTTAACTGgggttaaaataccaaaacctACGACCCtgatcatgagaccaagatatccCCATAgacaataaatcaaaataaattatgaagttcaattcccaattgacctaatattgaatgataaaattaaaaaaaatcaattaaaaaaaacataaaaacaactcgactcaactcgggttaacccgttGAGCATTAttctcgggtcatgagaccgcattaacctaatagaaagcaaataaaacaaatcatgaagtctaattcccaattaaccccatatttaaggatgaaattagaggaaaaaaaaagttaaataaggaagaaaaaaactttagccAACCGGATTAAGTAGTGATCTATATCATGAGAgtgagataacccaataaaaaataaaattaatattaaaatataaaatataaaatatttaattgaaaataaacaaaatacaaatgttttttttttagagccacaccaaaacatgtggggaaattACTATTTATTGTTATAGtactttttttacatgttttaatttattgttaataataatgttaattgtcaatctttttaaaatgaagATTCAACCAAGctttatccaaaaataaaatcagtgacgatatcaaaaaaattgacTAGTTCATTCATTTTTTGGATATGGATAACACAATAGGCTCatgcctaattctcaatcatacGAAGACAATCGTACGTACCATCAATTATAACATTAATACCGactttgttttgtatttaaaaaatatttttatttttttttaattttctcaaattaatttttttatgatttttaaattgtttttacatattactatcaaaaataaattttaaaaaataaaaaatattttatttgtacatTCCTTAACTTAGTTCCCCAAATCTTAATTcgtaatataatattaatctggataaaataatattaatctgGATAAATGAAAGGATCCAAAATCTTAGTTcatcatataatttaaaaagttaatttatttttagttttaaattgaaataatatatgttgaattaatattttgaatatatatatatatatatatatatatatatatatatatatatatagagagagagagagagagagagagagagagagaggaccccaaaattaaacattaaaattctccaaaaccaaaatttattgCTCCAATAAAAAACTTTCCTAAACTTTTGGTGAATAATTTAATTGGCCTGATCTTCTTCCTCAAACAGCGATAGACCTCAACGTCGAtgtagaagagaaaaagaaaggggatCACACTCAATCCTACCATCCTCATGCTAGCCCCATGATCACTAGAATAACCACACACCTTCAGACATGGCTGCAAATGCAGACCACAGACCACCACTGTTCCAATCCCCATCCACCAGTTTTTAGTCCATCCCAATGACTTTTAGAGGCTGTTTATAGATCTCaaataaattcttgtttttttttaaataatttgtaccatattattgatttttaccatatttatatataaatttgtacCATTAATTATGTGGTAACTACGGGGGTATAAAGCcatcaaggattttttttttttttccatgtaagGTGGACTCAATACCTTGCTATATGGTTGGGAGGATGTGATGCAAAGGCgaaatgatttgatttaatttgtcccatatttttatttttacccttAATTTGCTGGCTCAGCCTAGATGTCCCGTGCTCaacacaataaaagaaaaggaagaagaagtcttattttttatatttccatgATTTTGTTAAGTGTGAAATTCACATACGTTGGATGCATATAATCATTGCTCCTTTTGTCTGGTGAGTGCTATTAATTAAACTGCAAATAATCAGTGGTGGGGTGGTggttctttgttttaatttgtcatGTTTGTATCGTTCGCGGCAGCAAGAGAGCTGTTTGTTGGCAAGCAGCCACTGACTCCGTCGGCAACACCAACCGCTTCTTTTTCAAGGGTAGCAAGCCAACGAGCAAGTTTCAGGCATCTTCTTGGCCTTTTGCTTTGTCTCCACACCGACACGTTTTGTTGGCCTTTTGCTACCGAACAGAGCTCTTTGGATTGGCTTTACATGCTTGTTGGTTGGAAATCAGAGAATTAAAAATGAAACTGAATAATTATTCGGTACTTAATTATaaccaattaattaatgaagTTCTTGTCTCAATCTTTGTCTTCATTATATCacatttcttagtttttttatatgagaggAAATACAACTTATCATTCCAAAGGATGAAATTCTAACGAAAATTTATTGTGGTtggggttgttttttaaagtattttttatttaaaaatatattaaaataatattatttttttatattagtacagcaaaacgatctaaaaatattaaaaattaatttttttaaaatcatttttcaaaccaagaatcaagaaaaatagaaagaaacggatgaaaagagaaatgaagCTTCAAATGAATATCTTTGTGTGGTCCAATAAGATCATGATTACTGTAGAGCTACATTAGTTTAAAACTCATTACAACTACTAGTGGGGCAATAGCACCTCTAAAGCCTATTCTTGTGTTGAGACTGCTAACCCAATCAAATTGTGACGTGTGTCAACCCTAATGCTATTTCCAACTAGCTACATAGCTTTCGAGTAGTCCTAGATTTGCCCCCTTAGATAATCTAAGATGTATTGGGAGACCTAATATATCTTGAACTACACATGGGGTACGTAGCTCTCCtctgtgataatttttttttttaaatttaatataaatattcagaTCAGCTTACATAAttgtattataaaattacaactattaagatttaaatcatgtttcataaaaaaagctATCAAATACACAGTTATTATACTCTGCGAACTAGCtacatttataatatataaacaaaaattgcTGTTGAAAGGGCAATGCATTGTAAtagatataatatattaatgcTCGATCGGTCACGATTAACCCTACAGTATCTCAAGCAGGATTTATGGGATTTAAACAAGATTTGGGGGCTTAAGGATCATGTGCCTTAGAAGAAGCATGTGCGATCATTGTAGAGGCTCGGGATTATCATCATGTTCAGCAGCTAAATATCACTGTCAGATCATGCTTAACAAGATCATCATGAGTACACTCGcataaaagaacaaagaacGAAGAGCATATATGCCGTTTGAGACCTTTAAAGCAGACATGGTATCAAACAGATACATGCTCCATGATTCCAGTGTTGCACGTACTGAGGAACACGTAGTTGCTCCATGATCCCAGTGTTGCATAGACTGAGGAACATCGATACTGTGCTGTGGGGAATCATGAGGTCAAATCCGTTTTGTAAGATTATCATGGGTTTGAAGAGGGCATTCATGTATACTGTAGAGATGGATTGCTGGAGATAAAATGcgttttccctttattttcttgggaagaagaaggaaaagaaagaagaaaaaatgatcaTAGGGCGAAAGCAAGAAGACACCTTGCCAGACAGGAGGAGGACCAGTCAAGTAGAAGCGACATAATTAGGCAGGCCCAAACAAGACTCAAGCCTAAACAATTTGACTTGTGTGTTGTAGCCCGATAATTGAATAGGTCGCAGCATTCCTAGCAGGGGTCCATTCTGCACCTAATCCCATTTAATTtcaatcattgttttttaaaaattccaaaCATGTTCTAAACATGCCCAAACTTCAATGTGAAAGCTTTATTTGCGTGTGAGATGTTGTGTTTGTTAAAGAAAATcagttatttaatttattatcttgaAGTATGATTTTGAAACATAGAGTTTATTAAAATAGAGGTTTTTGTAAGCTCAAGGAACTTAATGTGCATGGATGTTATCAAGAAGTAAAGTTTTAATACTATTCCATCAACATTTGGGATGAAAAGAGATCCAGTTTTTTTACTCGTTTTTGactaattaaaatcattaagcaTCATCGTTAATTTCACGgcctataaaattaatataagttGACCCGAATgttcacgttaataaaaaaaaatcatttaacatggatataataaaagaaaaaaatcaacaaaccaatacatatataaatatagaaatgGATTATCAGTTTAATGAATTAAGTGGATAACTGAAAACGcacaaacataaaattagatgtttaatgtaattttattcGTGATGGAcacaaaataaactcaaaactaaatattttaattttgcaagACTTTTCTATGAAGCAACGACATGGATGTATATTGCCACTCAcctcaatattatttattcagatttttttataattattaataagcAAAAATATATTCTACATAACACTCATtacattttaaatcaataataacaaaatatttgatgTATAGAAACAATTCTGtctatatatgatttttatatttttcatatatttaaaatttataacctgatcataattatttatttttaaagaccatattaagattttcaaattcttttaagcctatatatatattcacacacgcgcgcgcgcatacgaaaaagaaaagaagagtgataaaaaaaaacaatgagttAAGACAAGAGGTGGGTTTGGCTTAAGCGTTGGGCTTGCTGAGCAACCAGGTTTCAAGACGAGcctcttaaaaaaacataggaaTCAAACAACGTGTAATTTTTGCAAACAAAGATTATGATAGCTGATAATTCTAAGAATTGCCGGATTTCATTCTAAAAatgtattgttttaaatttaattaatctaagaaTATAATCTTAGAAAAAAGGTAAATTGAATAgtgaacaataaataaaaagatctgAGATAACTCAGGTCATTatcaaaattagtaaaaaaaaatttggaaagaaaaaaaaaatagaatccagtcttgaattaaataaatgttgagagatgaaactaaaaaaacatgagctttaaaaaaaaaagaggaaaaaacaagCAAGCTTGGAGGATTTTCTAAACCCAAGTTAATCTTTCAAACTTGTAGCTCGTGAAATCTTAGATCAGAGCTAAATCAAGAAGCTTTATTTCCAGCAAACTAAATGTTGGAGTAtgaaatccaaaaagaaaagatcaatctaaaaaaatcaccaaggaaaataaatatcaactaaaataacaaggatcaaattggtaggaaaaaaaactttaaaatgatgaattttttttttaaaagaaacttttaaaaatcatatcaaataaaaaaaatatcaattaaaatgttGGGGACCAaatatgaaagataaaaaaaaggatgaaattgaaaaaaaaaaactcaagctcATGAATCATCTTAActaaacaaatagtaatcaaaagaacatgGACCAAATGTCAAGAAATAACAAAGTGAAGggatgcttttattttttgtagggTCAGTGTGGAGAACAAGGAGgagagaggggaagaaaaaaaaagggtcgcATGCGCCAAACCGGTTGTTCGTTTGTAACGCACATCGCACCTGGATGGAGAGGAAGCCGAGATGAATCTAACACTACCCTTGAAACCCTCGTATGACCACTGAAATGACATCCCATGTGCTGCTCAAAAGGTATAGGGACATTTTACACATTAGAGTGTGTTCGCCACGCTCAAGCCAtctttatacacacacacacacacatacaaagTCAATTATCGAATAGTCCTTTTAGCAACCAcattattacaaaataaaaaaccaaattcaaaaGATATAAAGTCCCCTCAACCAAAGCTATAAGAATTTTAACTTTAAAGGAAAATATGTcatttaactatttaaaaaaaccaaaaagacaaaaaagttCATAGATTCAAGTTTacaaaattttacttttaaggatgattaagtaattttattgtgttaaatAAAAGTGTAAATACCCCATTGCCCTTGTTCAAATCTTAAATGACTTtttaacaatttgaaaaaactctATCCTACCCTCAATGCAAGGCTTCATGATTTTGGAGTGAAGGGAAAAAATGTCATCCACAGTAAATATAGTCTCGGTCCACAGTGAAAACCTGAGcatttatagttttgttttaataCTAGTCGTGTACCCACGCTAAGCTGCGAAGccttttttaagttaaaaatgatGTTCAGGTAGCCTGAACACgttttagaggaaaaaaataatgtgacCCAAGTCATAGGCCAGACCGAATcaaataagttggttttattttaattagataataaaaaaatgataacgaTAACCTGGGGAAAGAAATTTTTGTAAAAGAGAACAAACAATATAGCTAAATTGTCATctcattaaatacaaaataatgaaattggatataaaaaaacaacaaaagaaactggCTCAAGCTCGAGTTAGCATGAGAAACCTGTAACTTAGAGAAATAAAGGGTGagctaactcgggttaactaGCCAAACTCGCAACCTAAgttatgagatcgggataacccggTAGAAAagacaacataaaaaatcacaaagctaaaaagaaaataagtaagaaataaaatgatttcaacccgtgttaacttttcaaacccgtgACTTGAAGCTGAAAAACTAGGAAGcccaattctcaattaattaaatattgaaggattaacttggaaaagaatatcaattagacaaaaggatccaaaacataaaatgacAATTAATAGAATAGagatcaaaactgaaatacaaaataaattttattttttgattaaagagtgaaattgaaaaacaaatacgtGAACAAAAGGACTAGAAACACagtcaaaataatgaggatcaaaattgaaataaaaaataaaaactaattttttattgaagggtaaaatcgaaaagaaaaatcaatttaacaaaagactaaaaaaacaatcaaaataatgatcaaattgaaaaaaaaaagatatttagaaaattgggattggatgatgaaattgaaaacaaataaaacttgtataaaaggaccaacaataaaaataaaaaatcaaaagaataaggattgaagttgaaataccaacaacaaagaggaccaaactataatttttgGGCGGaagggagagaaaagaagagaaaaaataggtCTATTGGCAACAAACTAAACTACCGCCACCTATAAGTGTTTCACCACCAGGAAGAGAATGTGGCGACGCTTTTAACATCACAAAGAAAGGGCATTTTTGGACCCTAGAGGCGCCCACCTGTCGTCCGAAGGGTGTAGGCGAATCTCACGCATCGGAAAGTGTGCCATACGCGTCTCAAccatttttctattattattttgtcaaatACCAAACTGCCCTTAAGTTGACctaataataaccaaaaaaaccattgtaaaaaagattaaaaaaaaaccccttgacactagtttaaaatgttttacttATAAGAATAGTTTGGTTGTTTCattatgcattttattttttttgtattttatgttttgtcaaattttagaTTTCCCCTCAGctgaattaataataacaaaaaattattgtgaaaaTACTAAATTGTCCATTGAAACAATCTTTAAATGTTTTGCTTCTAATGGTATTTTAGTCGTTTTACTATAcattttttgctttcaatatAATATAGTATAGTACTAGCCTTGATACTCACACTTCATGACGAGaccaaacaagttttttttgcgtaaaaaaaatgatatttagttGCCGCaagcatattttaaaaaagaaagaaaaatgtttgaATTGGGTCATAGATTCAACTTAGTCgaataagttgattttattgtaattagataaaaaaaaatgacgctaaattgatcaaatttaaaaagaaaagtgattaGAATAACCTGgggggaatatttttttttcaaaatagaacaAACAATGTATCTCAATTTTCATTCCATTAAACATGGAAGAACAaaatgaggtaaaaaaaaagacataaaaaattgatcatgttcaacccaagttaacacGACAAATGTGTAACCGTGataatgagaatcaaaattgaaaaacaaaataaattttatatttgattgaggttgcaattgaaaagaaaaattaatttagcaaaaggaccaagaaaaataaaaagaatagggatCCAAATTGgcgtaaaaactaaaaacaatgttttgatcgaagggtgaaattgaaaagaataataacttttacaaaaaagtcaagaaaaaaaattagaaatcaaaacaatgaggatcaaagtGGAAAAACaataccatcaatttgaattgaatgatgaaattgaaaaaaaataatttttttacaaaaagacaaaggaaaaaaaatagaaaccaaaagaaagaGGATCAAATTGGAGAATACAATATTTggtaaattgaaattgaatgatgaaattgaaaacaaataaaacttctacaaaataatcaaaactaaacattagaaataaaaaaaataaggactgaagttgaaataccaacaactAAGATGGTCAAGCTGTAATGTTTaggggagaaaagaaaaaaaaaggggggaaaagATCAATCGGTGACAAACCAGACCACCATCGGTAACATGTGTTGCGCTAATAGATAGAGAACATGGAGGCACTTCTAACAATATAGTGGAATGGTACTTTTAGACGCCATATGAAAAAAACGAACGTCTCCCACACGTGtcaccaactttttttttttatcactttctttgtttaaaaaatcaattgtccCTCATCTTACACcgcaataaccaaaaaaactcaatgtaataaaaaaaaaaaccttgacaaaaagatgaaaaatcttCTTGatgttagtttatattttttaacttccaATGATATTTTGGAcatttcactatatttgttttttattttctacaccTAGTGACATACCAAAATGTCCCTCTCTAAcataataattatgtaaaaatcattgtgaaaatataaaagtgTTTTATGactctaattttaattatttttttatttcaagggtGTTTCAGTCTTTTCAATgtgcaagtaaaaaaaaattatttgcctccaattaatttaataatgacTAATGggtcttataaaaaaactaaaatacctttattaatttgataatgactaatgaatcttataaaaaaactaaaatacctttattaatttgataatgactaatgaatcttataaaaaaattaaaataccccTAATTGTTGATGTTAATTTTCTAAATGGAGaaacaaaaccataaaattattgttatagtaaacaatgattttacttACAAGCtactataaaaatatctttccaattagcttttgttaatatgttttaaaacatttaattatatataatttatctaaaaaatattaattgcaaAATCATGTAGTTCATTATACACATTAAGGAATTTTgagaaataatttgcaagaactttgaaataataaatttaaccaATATAATGATGCTCACTCAACAATACATTCCTATGACATACAGTCGTGGCTCCCTCAAATGCTGCCAGGTCAATGCTATTCGTGGACAAGAAGATTCCACATTATCCCTGAAGGTCCACGTGGGAACCAATGATCTTTCGAAACCACTTGGGATTTTTCCAGACTCTTCACTTTTCGGTCTCGAACTTTCCCCTCTCCTTTTAAATATGATGTTTATCCCActattttctcagcaaccaaacagtcAAGTCAAGCCATCTTGTAACCTGCTGTCAgtcattctctctttttattgcCCAACTTTCCCAGCAAACAAACTAGCTTACTACAAAGCAAGAAGAATTTGTTGGGAAGATGAACCGAGTAGTAGATTCAGATGTGTTTGATGCAGTGAACCATTTGTTTAGCTTCCCTGAAAACTTTGAGAAGTTGATGTTTCATCCGCGGTCGAGTGATCATACAACCAATGAAATCAGGAGCAATAGTATTCCCGTCGACATTTTGGATGCTCCCAAAGATTATGTTTTCTACATGGATGTCCCTGGCTTGTCCAAGTCTGATATCCAGGTACGTTTAATCAATTTTCTGATTTgccttgtttttaaattgaaattttggttgctgatcaattttattaattacaggTTACTGTTGAAGATGAGAATACTCTGGTGATCAAAAGCGGAGGGAAGAGGAAACGCGAAGATGGTGATGAGGAAGGCTGCAAGTACATCAGGCTTGAAAGGAAGGCACCTCAGAAGCTGATTAGGAAGTTCCGGTTGCCTGAAAATGCCAATGTGTCTGCCATCACTGCTAAATGCGAAAATGGGGTTTTAACCGTGGTTGTTGGGAAGCATCCTCCACCACCCAAACCTAAGACAGTTGAAGTTACCATCTCCTGAAAGAATTAAGGAGACTGAAATATGATGAGTTTGGTTAACGAGCAATAAGGGTTTTGCTCCGCTTGTGTTGTTGAATTGATGTAGCAGATGATTTTGTAAATGAGGAAGATGCCAGGAAATAGTATAGTTTCTTAGGCTTCAtgcaaagtaatttttatttggaaaataaatttgagaaaaatgaattattttaatagtggaatgaaaaataaattgaaaaatatttttaatgtttgattatattataaaaaataagttgaaaaataatataagtttattaaaataataatgaataaattttatcaattaaaaagttgaatatgaatgaaattgaaaaaaaatataattttataaattattttaaataaaataaataataattaaaataatagaaattaaatctaacaaataaaaaaattaaaagataaaataattaaaataataattattattatttctaataaaataaataacaattaaaagaataagtacaaaatttgatagataaaaaatttcaattaaaaaataaaatgataagaaaaaagtaaataaaaattataaaaatgagaattaaagttaatataaaaatcaaaatttaatggatgaaattaaaaaaaaatattcaaaacaaaatatatatagcaattaaaagtttgaggatttaatttgatataatcagcaaataacatgatatttctaaatttttcacaactttcggaaagtgttttccgtctaaaataaaaaaaaaactttcctgaaaatcaagccaaatttttctttgactggaaagtatttttcgttgatcaacttttctaatgataaataaatacaagaaagtttggaaagagATTTCTAGAAAATcactttttattaaacaaacGAGGCCTTAATTCAAAGCTAAATTACTTTGAAATGTACTTGTGTTCTTTCCTATCTAAATAGGATTGGGATAACAATGAGGaaagtgataaaattaaataaaaaaatcttaaaaaacaacataaaagaataagagtaaaggtaaattttaaaaaataatgaactaaaattatagattataaaaaaatagcaataaaaaagtggattaaatttaatataaaaataatttaaaataaaatattaagatatgaaattaaaaataaaatttaattagaaaaataaataaaataaaaatatagctaaataaataaaattaaatgatgaaagatgatattgaaaaaaataattaaaaaatatcaataaaaaaattaagatattaattggaaaaaaaatgatatagcatatttttttgacaaaaaaaaatctttgaagcTTAATTGCGCGACATTACtggaaaaaacattataagtTGCTTTTAATATCACCTCAAAAGGTAGTGTTTAAACATAAAGTGATGTTGCATTTGTTGTCTAAAGGGTTTAATAATTGCCCACTCATTagcaatttttcttttattaatatttggatgcaagttttttttttgtttcaagtaTAGGAAAGTCTTAACATTGTATATAAAAATGTAAGatcaatcttttaataaattttgtttttaaaagtaatataatttttatattatgtttttaaggaaagaaataaaataagaaacacaaaaacaacataaaattttcaacaaaatatctaaaaatgcattaaacgaCCTTGAATTTGCAATAATATTATCCCCAATATGCATAATTAATATGTTCACGTActtttacttcttctttttaatttaaaaactctaGGCTTACAATATAAGTTTTGAGTACCTGCAAAAACAATCCTAATTGTGGGACTCAAAAACCTTCCGATAATAAAGTTAATATCTTTATGAAAAGGTATTGAATAACTTAAAAGAGATTTAAATTCAAGGAATAAAGAcgtttgttcttgagtttttaaGTTTGTTGATACTTTGAAatctaagtattttttttttatcttaagagaTAAAAAGTTGTGAACCCTTTACCTAGAAGGTTCATGAGGTATTTATACCATCTGAACCTTGTCAtttccataaaaagaaagatctGGAAAGTCCTCTGGTTTCAACgatattaatgagagataaatatctcttacatatcattaatgagatatTAAGTATGGTAAGTCACTTAAAAGACCTTATATATACCTATAAGTATAGGGAAATAATTATATGTGGAGAGGCATGACGGTTTATTATGTCTTTAACACTTATATTATAGAGGATTGTTTAGGATCAGACATAAATCTTTAGAATTTGGTAATGTCTAAGTTCTTTGGGTCTAACATGTTTGTCAAATTCACGTTACCTTGGACTTGATGAACTGCGAAGTCCAAGTGCCTTGGATCTGACATATTTTTTAGATCCACGTTACATTGAACTTGGTAGACTGCCATGTCCAAGTGCCTTGGATTTGGCATGTTGGCAAGACTCACGTTACTTTGGACTTAGCAAACAACCACGTCTAAGTGCCTTAGGTCTGGTATGTTGGCAAGACCCATGTTACCTTAGACAATGGTTACGTGTCACGTCCAAGTGCCTTGGATCTGGCAGACTTGCCAGACTCACATTCTCTTGAACTTGACAAACTGTCTTGGGTCTGACATACTTCACTGTCTTGGGTCTTCGCTGTCAAGTCTAAATATATTGGGTCTAGCATGTTTATCAGACACACGTCATCTTAAACTTGACTGACTGTCAAGTCCAAGtatcttgggtctggcatgtttgCCAAACCCATTTGATTTaagaagatttttatttataaaaatcttaagaaaaagtTAACT
It encodes the following:
- the LOC7483571 gene encoding 17.4 kDa class III heat shock protein, which codes for MNRVVDSDVFDAVNHLFSFPENFEKLMFHPRSSDHTTNEIRSNSIPVDILDAPKDYVFYMDVPGLSKSDIQVTVEDENTLVIKSGGKRKREDGDEEGCKYIRLERKAPQKLIRKFRLPENANVSAITAKCENGVLTVVVGKHPPPPKPKTVEVTIS